One stretch of Nycticebus coucang isolate mNycCou1 chromosome 7, mNycCou1.pri, whole genome shotgun sequence DNA includes these proteins:
- the LOC128590657 gene encoding C-X-C chemokine receptor type 2-like produces MEEIDWDNFLNEDFSNYTYSTDLPPILPDSAPCRPESLDINKYAVVTIYALVFLLSLLGNSLVMLVILYSRVSRSVTDVYLLNLAMADLLFALTLPIWAASKVNGWIFGTSLCKLVSLLKEVNFYSGILLLACISVDRYLAIVHATRTLTLKRHLVKFVCLGMWALSLCLSLPVIIFRKAIYPPVSSPVCYEDMGNSTTTWRMVLRILPQTFGFVLPLLVMLFCYGFTLRTLFKAHMGQKHRAMRVIFAVVLIFLLCWLPYHLVLLADTLMRIQVIKETCGRRSDIDQALEATEILGFFHSCLNPVIYAFIGQKFRYGLLKILATHGLISKDLLPKDSKPSFVGSSSGNTSTTI; encoded by the coding sequence atggaagaaattgaCTGGGACAATTTCCTTAATGAAGACTTTAGTAATTACACCTACAGCACTGACCTGCCCCCTATTCTACCAGATTCTGCCCCATGCCGGCCAGAATCCCTGGATATCAATAAGTATGCAGTGGTCACCATCTATGCTCTGGTGTTCCTGCTGAGCCTTCTGGGAAACTCCCTGGTAATGCTGGTCATCCTGTACAGCCGTGTCAGCCGCTCTGTCACCGACGTCTACCTGCTGAACTTGGCCATGGCTGATCTGCTCTTTGCTCTGACCTTGCCCATCTGGGCCGCCTCCAAGGTGAATGGCTGGATTTTTGGCACATCCCTGTGCAAGCTGGTGTCCCTCCTGAAGGAAGTCAACTTCTACAGTGGTATTCTCCTGCTGGCCTGCATCAGTGTGGACCGCTACCTGGCCATTGTCCATGCCACGCGCACACTCACCCTGAAGCGTCACTTAGTCAAGTTCGTATGTCTGGGGATGTGGGCCCTGTCTCTGTGCCTGTCTCTCCCTGTCATAATTTTCCGGAAGGCCATCTACCCTCCCGTCTCCAGCCCAGTCTGCTACGAGGACATGGGCAACAGCACAACCACATGGCGGATGGTGCTGCGGATCCTGCCCCAGACTTTTGGATTTGTCCTACCGCTGTTGGTCATGCTGTTCTGCTATGGATTCACCCTTCGCACACTGTTTAAGGCCCACATGGGGCAGAAGCACAGGGCCATGCGGGTCATCTTTGCTGTCGTCCTTATCTTCCTGCTCTGCTGGCTGCCCTACCACCTGGTCCTGCTGGCAGACACCCTCATGAGGATACAGGTAATCAAGGAGACCTGTGGGCGTCGCAGTGACATCGACCAGGCTCTGGAAGCCACTGAGATTCTGGGCTTCTTCCACAGCTGCCTCAACCCCGTCATCTATGCCTTCATTGGTCAAAAGTTTCGTTATGGACTCCTCAAGATCCTGGCCACCCATGGCCTCATCAGCAAGGACCTCTTGCCCAAGGACAGCAAGCCTTCCTTTGTAGGCTCTTCCTCAGGGAACACGTCCACTACAATCTGA